In the Candidatus Nanopelagicales bacterium genome, one interval contains:
- a CDS encoding DUF349 domain-containing protein, with the protein MTDHSQWGRVGEDGTIFLRMPDGEERRVGQWAAGDPAVGIAHFSRKYSDLVVEVDLAARRLKGGLASPEQVEAVCGRLKDVIAEPAFLGDIKALSDKTDSLLAAAAQRRTELTEKRKQARQETAQKRQDIAAEAERLASSTQWKSTHIRFRELLDEWKALPRIDKASEKEAWKRFSKARSEFDKGRRVHLAELAEVRERAGVVKDGIVSRAEALASSTDWAETSRTFRSLMDEWKAAPRADRDEDQLLWTRFRAAQDTFFKARNAVNAKQNAIEVENLAAKLALVEQAEALVPVKDEKRARDALRTVQDKWEEIGPVPRSDRSAVERRLRAVESKIRDAENERWRRTDPAALARAQATADQFRSAIERLEVQLGKAVAAGDERKAVDLGASLDNTRSLLAAAQSAVAEYSGGS; encoded by the coding sequence GTGACCGACCACTCTCAGTGGGGCAGGGTCGGCGAGGATGGCACGATCTTCCTCCGTATGCCCGACGGCGAAGAGCGCCGTGTCGGTCAGTGGGCCGCGGGAGACCCCGCCGTCGGCATCGCTCACTTCTCCAGGAAGTACAGCGATCTGGTAGTCGAAGTCGACCTGGCCGCTCGCCGTCTGAAGGGTGGCCTGGCATCGCCAGAGCAGGTTGAGGCGGTTTGCGGTCGACTCAAGGACGTGATCGCGGAACCCGCGTTCCTGGGGGACATCAAGGCACTGTCGGACAAGACCGACTCCCTCCTAGCGGCTGCCGCGCAGCGCAGAACCGAACTCACCGAGAAGCGCAAGCAAGCTCGCCAGGAGACGGCCCAGAAGAGGCAGGACATAGCCGCTGAAGCGGAGCGTCTCGCCAGTTCCACCCAGTGGAAGTCAACTCACATCAGATTCCGTGAGCTGCTGGACGAATGGAAGGCCCTTCCCCGGATTGACAAGGCCTCTGAGAAGGAAGCATGGAAGCGCTTCAGCAAGGCCCGCTCCGAGTTCGACAAGGGGCGGCGCGTTCATCTGGCCGAACTCGCTGAAGTTCGCGAGCGGGCGGGAGTGGTCAAAGACGGCATAGTCAGCCGCGCCGAAGCGCTGGCGTCATCAACCGACTGGGCCGAAACCAGCCGCACGTTCCGCAGTCTCATGGATGAGTGGAAGGCCGCGCCACGGGCCGACCGCGATGAGGACCAGCTCCTGTGGACGCGCTTCCGGGCCGCACAGGACACTTTCTTCAAGGCGCGCAACGCGGTCAACGCAAAGCAGAATGCCATCGAAGTGGAGAACCTCGCGGCCAAGCTCGCCCTAGTCGAACAAGCCGAGGCGTTAGTGCCGGTCAAGGACGAGAAGCGCGCCCGCGATGCCCTGCGGACGGTCCAGGACAAGTGGGAAGAGATCGGCCCGGTGCCCAGATCAGACAGGTCAGCTGTTGAGCGACGCCTGCGTGCCGTCGAGTCCAAGATCCGCGATGCCGAGAACGAAAGGTGGCGGCGAACCGATCCGGCCGCTCTCGCCCGTGCCCAGGCGACCGCGGACCAGTTCCGGTCGGCTATCGAACGGCTGGAAGTTCAGCTCGGCAAAGCGGTCGCGGCCGGGGACGAGCGCAAGGCCGTTGACTTGGGCGCGTCGCTTGACAACACCCGATCGCTTCTGGCGGCAGCGCAGTCCGCCGTCGCGGAGTACTCCGGGGGTTCGTGA